The Streptomyces sp. Mut1 genome window below encodes:
- a CDS encoding pyridoxine/pyridoxamine 5'-phosphate oxidase — protein MSEKTRNQFRALQVFADLEPSGFTIEDLPANPLRALEEWILSAAEAGQAEPHAMTLCTVDADGTPSSRVLLCKDIDDERLYFATHSDSRKGQEIARNPRVAVQFHWPTVGRQLRIVGDAEATGQADSRRDFAERGRGSRLSAHLHRPTPPADRDEVLSEYARLSASYPDEVPYLPSWTLYGIRPNELEFWEASPDRIHTRVIYRREAGGWQTEYLWP, from the coding sequence GTGAGCGAGAAGACACGCAACCAGTTCAGGGCGCTCCAGGTCTTCGCGGACCTGGAGCCGTCGGGATTCACCATCGAGGACCTGCCGGCCAATCCGCTGCGGGCCCTGGAGGAGTGGATCCTCTCGGCAGCCGAGGCCGGGCAGGCTGAGCCCCACGCCATGACCCTGTGCACCGTCGACGCCGACGGGACGCCGTCCAGCCGGGTGCTGCTCTGCAAGGACATCGACGACGAGCGGCTCTACTTCGCCACCCACTCGGACAGCCGCAAGGGCCAGGAGATCGCCCGGAACCCGCGTGTCGCCGTCCAGTTCCACTGGCCGACGGTGGGCCGCCAACTGCGCATTGTCGGGGACGCCGAGGCGACCGGGCAAGCCGACAGCCGGCGGGACTTCGCCGAGCGCGGTCGCGGCTCGCGGCTCTCCGCGCACCTGCACAGGCCCACCCCGCCGGCGGACCGGGACGAGGTCCTGTCCGAGTACGCACGGCTGTCCGCGTCGTACCCCGACGAGGTGCCCTACTTGCCGAGTTGGACCCTCTACGGCATCCGGCCGAACGAACTGGAGTTCTGGGAGGCCAGCCCGGACCGCATCCACACCCGGGTGATCTATCGGCGCGAAGCGGGCGGCTGGCAGACCGAGTACCTCTGGCCGTGA
- a CDS encoding sulfatase-like hydrolase/transferase, whose amino-acid sequence MTDRTATPHRRNVLLIVADQLRADALGCYGALHARTPHLDALAARGTRFERHYSVTAPCGPARASLLTGVYQSIHRVVSNRTRADDTRPNLATALAPAGIASHVVGYTDTVAEGTSGDAETVPRGFNWHTRFNLNRAGLRSWLDQLASHGQLVPDDPMDVLLPAPGSRNLARYPAELSDTAFVADRTIACMTGLQDQPWLILATFLRPHPPWVAPFPYDRLHDPADMAAPLRAASPAEEGRRHPFLRHWVGRDVPDTAPADLTAEAIAAHRATYFGLVSEVDHHVGRILAALENLGRAHDTLVVVTADHGDTLGDHWSLGTGGFRETAYRVPLIVAAPDRRAAAAVTAPTESVDVAPTVLDWARAPALPWSSGHSLLPLLSDPAERTPWPRSEIVHEFDFRDPVDHIPERVMSLSPQECNLAVLRGPRFTYVHFPAQRPLLFDQLMDPGECRNLAELPQYGQVLADCARRLLDHRMRHVDQARTDLVATAAPATGNGPAPSPPRRVT is encoded by the coding sequence GTGACTGACCGGACCGCAACGCCACACCGCCGCAACGTCCTGCTGATCGTCGCGGACCAGCTCCGCGCAGACGCGTTGGGCTGCTACGGCGCCCTCCACGCACGAACCCCGCACCTGGACGCGCTGGCCGCCAGAGGTACGCGCTTCGAGCGGCACTACTCCGTGACCGCGCCGTGCGGGCCCGCCCGCGCGTCCCTGCTCACCGGTGTCTACCAGTCGATCCACCGCGTGGTAAGCAACCGTACCCGCGCCGACGACACGCGGCCGAACCTGGCGACCGCACTTGCCCCGGCCGGCATTGCTTCCCATGTCGTCGGCTACACCGACACCGTAGCCGAGGGGACATCGGGCGACGCCGAGACCGTCCCCAGGGGATTCAACTGGCATACCAGGTTCAACCTCAACCGTGCAGGGCTGCGCTCATGGCTCGACCAACTGGCCTCGCACGGGCAGCTGGTGCCCGACGACCCGATGGACGTGCTGCTCCCCGCGCCGGGCAGCCGCAACCTCGCCCGTTACCCGGCCGAGCTCAGCGACACCGCCTTCGTTGCCGACCGCACCATTGCCTGCATGACCGGACTGCAGGACCAACCCTGGCTCATCCTGGCGACGTTCCTGCGCCCGCATCCACCCTGGGTGGCGCCGTTCCCCTACGATCGGCTGCACGACCCGGCCGATATGGCGGCCCCTCTCCGGGCAGCGAGCCCGGCGGAGGAGGGCAGACGCCATCCCTTCCTGCGCCACTGGGTCGGGCGTGACGTACCGGACACCGCTCCCGCAGACCTGACCGCGGAAGCCATCGCCGCGCACCGGGCGACCTACTTCGGGCTGGTGAGCGAGGTGGACCATCACGTCGGACGGATCCTCGCCGCCCTGGAGAACCTCGGCCGAGCGCACGACACTCTCGTCGTGGTCACCGCCGACCACGGCGACACACTCGGCGATCACTGGAGCCTTGGGACGGGAGGCTTCCGGGAGACCGCCTACCGGGTGCCCCTGATTGTCGCCGCCCCCGACCGACGAGCCGCCGCGGCAGTGACCGCTCCCACAGAATCGGTGGACGTCGCGCCGACCGTACTCGACTGGGCTCGGGCGCCGGCACTGCCGTGGAGCAGCGGGCACTCGCTTCTTCCGCTCCTGTCCGACCCGGCGGAACGCACGCCATGGCCCCGATCCGAGATCGTCCACGAATTCGATTTCCGCGACCCGGTGGACCACATTCCGGAACGGGTGATGAGCCTCAGCCCACAGGAGTGCAACCTCGCGGTCCTGCGCGGACCGCGCTTCACCTACGTCCACTTTCCGGCACAACGGCCCCTGCTTTTCGATCAGTTGATGGACCCGGGGGAATGCCGGAACCTCGCCGAACTACCGCAGTACGGGCAGGTGCTGGCCGACTGCGCCCGCCGCCTGCTGGACCATCGGATGCGGCACGTCGACCAGGCGCGTACAGATCTTGTCGCCACGGCCGCACCGGCCACGGGCAATGGCCCCGCCCCGAGTCCTCCCAGGAGAGTCACATGA
- a CDS encoding amino acid kinase family protein, with the protein MTPATADPSDLPNFLILKIGGGLFSVKSRDHDIDHDAVAGYVRQVADLAAAAPGRMVLISGGGSYGHGAVRHLDPEDPWAALPLTGANAELRWIWTTALQRAGARAFPVQLAAAAVLEEGGAVVGVGSLQRLLATGSLPVLTGDCLPHPDGSLRVIGSDHVPSALLGLSAGSVRVAMLTDVDGVLDDGRTIPWIDPRATGPAREALRVAPDWDTTGAMAGKLDAVLDCARRGAECLILRGDPDQPDLRHLLRPVSEWPAQLRHTRIAPSEPTTGQRVDAVPA; encoded by the coding sequence ATGACCCCGGCCACCGCTGACCCGTCGGACCTGCCGAATTTCCTGATCCTCAAAATCGGCGGGGGGCTGTTCTCCGTCAAGAGTCGCGACCACGACATCGACCACGACGCCGTCGCTGGTTACGTCAGGCAGGTCGCGGACCTGGCCGCGGCGGCGCCCGGCCGAATGGTGCTCATTTCGGGTGGAGGGTCCTACGGCCATGGAGCGGTGCGTCATCTGGATCCGGAGGATCCATGGGCAGCCCTCCCCCTCACCGGTGCCAACGCCGAGTTGCGCTGGATCTGGACCACAGCCCTCCAGCGGGCCGGAGCACGGGCATTCCCCGTCCAACTGGCAGCCGCCGCCGTGCTGGAGGAGGGCGGTGCGGTCGTCGGTGTCGGCAGCCTCCAGCGCCTCCTGGCCACCGGATCGCTGCCCGTACTCACCGGCGACTGCCTTCCCCACCCTGACGGCTCCTTGCGCGTAATCGGCAGCGACCACGTGCCGTCCGCGCTGCTCGGACTGTCGGCGGGCTCGGTCCGGGTCGCCATGCTCACCGACGTGGACGGTGTGCTCGACGACGGGCGGACCATCCCGTGGATCGATCCACGCGCGACCGGGCCCGCTCGCGAGGCCCTGCGGGTTGCACCCGACTGGGACACCACCGGGGCGATGGCCGGCAAGCTCGACGCCGTCCTCGACTGTGCCCGGCGCGGTGCCGAGTGCCTGATCCTGCGCGGTGACCCCGATCAGCCCGATCTGCGGCACCTGCTCCGCCCGGTGTCCGAATGGCCCGCACAGCTCCGGCACACCCGGATCGCCCCCAGCGAGCCGACGACCGGGCAACGGGTGGACGCAGTGCCCGCTTGA
- a CDS encoding NUDIX domain-containing protein: MQWTNLNEQTVYENRWFRVNLADVALPDGGRLDHFVIRLRPVAAATVVNAANEVLLLWRHRFITDSWGWELAAGVVEDGEEPAAAAAREMEEETGWRPGPLHPLLTVEPSNGLTDARHHFYWGEEAAWTGEPRDAFESSRREWIPLKLVPDLIARGEVPAAGMAAGLMMLHHLRLG; this comes from the coding sequence GTGCAATGGACGAACCTGAACGAACAGACTGTGTATGAGAACCGTTGGTTCCGGGTCAATCTGGCCGACGTCGCGCTCCCCGACGGGGGCCGTCTCGACCACTTCGTGATCCGGCTCCGCCCGGTGGCGGCGGCGACCGTCGTCAACGCGGCGAACGAGGTGCTGCTGCTGTGGCGGCACCGGTTCATCACCGACAGCTGGGGCTGGGAACTGGCCGCGGGCGTGGTGGAGGACGGCGAGGAGCCGGCCGCGGCGGCCGCCCGGGAGATGGAGGAGGAGACCGGCTGGCGCCCCGGCCCGCTGCACCCCCTGCTGACCGTGGAACCGTCCAACGGCCTCACCGACGCCCGGCACCACTTCTACTGGGGCGAGGAGGCGGCCTGGACCGGGGAGCCCCGCGACGCCTTCGAGTCCTCGCGCCGCGAGTGGATACCGCTCAAGCTGGTGCCCGACCTGATCGCCCGCGGCGAGGTCCCGGCGGCGGGCATGGCGGCCGGGCTGATGATGCTGCACCACTTACGGCTGGGCTGA
- a CDS encoding transcriptional regulator, producing MGPREPNTALEALIDEAGVSRAGLAAHVNRAGRTRGLGLRYEHTAVARWLKGQRPRGEVPDLICEVLGNRLRRAVSLDDIGMAAPDGHAPAQGSSLTGFVERATAVWRSDAQQRPYVVTAPAATGTTAVMPVWEWENPPEDADVSRAGPNRVGAADIATLRAARDHYELMYRRAGGIATRSRVVGFLNAETAPLLRGGYSDTTGRQLHRATGALVAVAGICAYDSDAHGLAQRYFHQALRLAKASGDRGLGGYVIALLVNQSLFLAEYRQSVAFAEAALRAAGREITPALAADLHAMQAKAYARLGDRVGALTCIGHAESEAARIRPGREPDETGYVQPGLVDVQVAEALLSLGDLAGAREHAVAAVSTPAHDRGMVHRLAMLTTIELRQGEADRAAVTATEMADRARGMESQRLRDRLRTVREELVASGCADAERAAERVEGALRVPL from the coding sequence ATGGGGCCAAGGGAGCCCAACACTGCGCTGGAGGCTCTGATCGACGAGGCGGGCGTCTCCCGGGCCGGACTCGCCGCCCATGTGAACCGGGCCGGCCGCACCCGGGGGCTGGGCCTGCGCTACGAACACACCGCCGTCGCCCGCTGGCTCAAGGGCCAGCGCCCGCGCGGCGAGGTGCCCGACCTGATCTGCGAGGTGCTCGGAAACCGCCTGCGCCGGGCCGTTTCGCTGGACGACATCGGCATGGCCGCCCCCGACGGCCACGCGCCCGCCCAGGGCTCCTCGCTCACCGGCTTCGTGGAACGGGCCACCGCCGTCTGGCGGTCGGACGCCCAGCAGCGCCCGTACGTCGTCACCGCGCCGGCCGCCACCGGGACCACCGCGGTGATGCCCGTCTGGGAGTGGGAGAACCCGCCGGAGGACGCCGATGTGTCACGGGCCGGGCCCAACCGGGTCGGTGCCGCCGACATAGCAACGCTGCGGGCCGCCCGTGACCACTACGAACTGATGTACCGCAGGGCCGGCGGAATCGCGACGCGTTCGCGCGTCGTCGGTTTTCTCAACGCCGAGACCGCCCCCCTGCTGCGGGGCGGCTACAGCGACACGACGGGGCGTCAGCTGCACCGCGCGACGGGCGCGTTGGTGGCCGTCGCCGGGATCTGCGCCTACGACTCCGACGCGCACGGCCTCGCCCAGCGCTACTTCCACCAGGCGCTGCGCCTGGCCAAGGCGAGCGGGGACCGGGGGCTCGGCGGCTATGTGATCGCCCTGCTGGTCAACCAGTCGCTGTTCCTGGCCGAGTACCGCCAGTCCGTGGCCTTCGCCGAGGCGGCCCTGCGCGCGGCGGGACGCGAGATCACCCCCGCCCTCGCCGCCGACCTCCACGCGATGCAGGCCAAGGCGTACGCCCGGCTCGGGGACCGGGTGGGCGCGCTGACGTGCATCGGCCACGCCGAGTCGGAGGCCGCCCGGATCCGGCCGGGCCGGGAGCCGGACGAGACCGGGTACGTCCAGCCGGGGCTGGTCGATGTGCAGGTGGCGGAGGCGCTGTTGAGCCTCGGGGATCTCGCGGGGGCGCGGGAGCACGCGGTGGCGGCGGTGAGCACGCCCGCGCACGACCGGGGCATGGTCCACCGGCTCGCGATGCTGACCACCATCGAGCTGCGGCAGGGCGAGGCGGACCGGGCTGCGGTCACGGCCACCGAGATGGCGGACCGGGCCCGCGGCATGGAGTCGCAGCGGCTGCGTGACCGGCTGCGGACGGTGCGCGAGGAGCTGGTCGCCAGCGGGTGCGCGGACGCGGAGCGGGCCGCCGAACGGGTCGAGGGGGCGCTGCGCGTACCGCTGTGA
- the pheT gene encoding phenylalanine--tRNA ligase subunit beta has protein sequence MRVPLSWLREYVDLPATETGRDVQAKLVAVGLEVETVEQIGAGLTGPLVVGQVLTIEELEGFKKPIRFCTVDVGTANGTGEPQEIVCGARNFAVGDKVVVVLPGAVLPGDFAIAARKTYGKTSHGMICSTDELGMGDDGTHGIIVLPPEHEAGTDAIELLELVDEVLDIAVTPDRGYCLSMRGVARETATAYGLPLRDPALLDVPAPNAYGYPVEVSDPIGCSRFTARTVVGLQPEARTPIWMRRRLQKAGMRPISLAVDVTNYVMLELGQPLHAYDRTRIDGPIGVRRAEQGEKLTTLDDAVRVLDAGDLVITDNRGPIGLAGVMGGADTEIADAAEGAHTAEVVIEAAHFDAISIARTARRHKLPSEASKRFERGVDPQAAAAAAQRTVDLLVLLAGGTAEAGVTEVTAPSAPRTITMPADHPDKVAGVTYGRETVVRRLQEVGCDVYGQDELFVTTPSWRPDLNEPNDLAEEVIRLEGYENLPSTLPTPPSGRGLTDRQRLHRRVGRALAGAGYVEALNYPFTGEAVLDQLGLEADDDRRRTVELVNPISDEEPSLRTTLLPGLLGALRRNDGRGSHDLALFETGLVFRPSGQETKPVRLPVDRRPSDEEIASLDAALPRQPRHAAVVLAGAREQAGWWGKGRPADWADSVEAARTVAREAGVEVSVRADRHAPWHPGRCAALYVTVAGEETLFGHAGELHPRVIKELHLPERTCAMEVDLDVLEQAVDGVLRAPRISTFPVATQDVALVVGQDVPAADVERALRAGAGELLESLRLFDVFTGEQIGEGRKSLAYALRFRAGDRTLTVDEASAARDAAVALAAERTGAVLRGA, from the coding sequence ATGCGCGTCCCGCTTTCCTGGCTGCGGGAGTACGTCGACCTGCCGGCCACCGAGACCGGCCGTGACGTACAGGCCAAGCTCGTCGCCGTCGGCCTGGAGGTCGAGACGGTCGAGCAGATCGGCGCCGGCCTCACCGGCCCGCTGGTCGTCGGACAGGTGCTGACCATCGAGGAGCTGGAGGGCTTCAAGAAGCCGATCCGCTTCTGCACGGTGGACGTCGGCACGGCCAACGGCACCGGCGAGCCGCAGGAGATCGTCTGCGGAGCCCGTAACTTCGCCGTCGGCGACAAGGTCGTCGTGGTCCTGCCCGGCGCCGTGCTGCCCGGCGACTTCGCGATCGCCGCCCGCAAGACGTACGGCAAGACCTCGCACGGCATGATCTGCTCCACCGACGAGCTCGGCATGGGCGACGACGGTACGCACGGCATCATCGTGCTGCCGCCGGAGCACGAGGCCGGCACCGACGCCATCGAGCTGCTCGAACTCGTGGACGAGGTCCTCGACATCGCCGTCACGCCCGACCGCGGCTACTGCCTGTCGATGCGGGGCGTCGCCCGCGAGACCGCCACCGCCTACGGCCTGCCGCTGCGCGACCCGGCTCTCCTGGACGTGCCCGCGCCCAACGCGTACGGCTACCCGGTCGAGGTCTCCGACCCGATCGGCTGCTCCCGCTTCACCGCGCGCACCGTCGTCGGACTCCAGCCCGAGGCCCGTACCCCGATCTGGATGCGGCGCCGGCTCCAGAAGGCGGGCATGCGGCCGATCTCGCTCGCCGTCGACGTCACCAACTACGTGATGCTCGAACTCGGCCAGCCGCTGCACGCCTACGACCGCACCCGCATCGACGGGCCGATCGGGGTGCGCCGCGCCGAGCAGGGCGAGAAGCTCACCACGCTCGACGACGCGGTCCGCGTCCTGGACGCCGGGGACCTCGTCATCACGGACAACCGCGGCCCCATCGGCCTCGCGGGCGTCATGGGCGGCGCCGACACGGAGATCGCGGACGCCGCCGAGGGCGCGCACACCGCCGAGGTCGTCATCGAGGCCGCGCACTTCGACGCGATCTCGATCGCCCGCACCGCGCGCCGCCACAAGCTGCCCTCCGAGGCGTCCAAGCGCTTCGAGCGCGGCGTCGACCCGCAGGCCGCCGCCGCTGCCGCGCAGCGCACCGTCGACCTGCTGGTGCTCCTGGCCGGCGGCACGGCCGAGGCGGGTGTCACCGAGGTGACCGCCCCCTCCGCGCCCCGCACCATCACGATGCCCGCCGACCACCCCGACAAGGTCGCCGGTGTCACCTACGGCCGCGAGACCGTCGTGCGCCGCCTCCAGGAGGTCGGCTGCGACGTCTACGGGCAGGACGAGCTCTTCGTCACGACCCCGTCCTGGCGGCCCGACCTGAACGAGCCGAACGACCTCGCCGAAGAGGTCATCCGGCTGGAGGGCTACGAGAACCTCCCCTCCACCCTCCCGACGCCGCCCTCCGGCCGCGGGCTCACCGACCGCCAGCGGCTGCACCGCCGCGTCGGCCGGGCGCTCGCGGGCGCGGGCTACGTCGAGGCGCTGAACTACCCGTTCACCGGCGAGGCGGTCCTCGACCAGCTCGGTCTGGAGGCGGACGACGACCGCCGCCGCACCGTCGAGCTGGTCAACCCGATCTCCGACGAGGAGCCCTCGCTGCGCACCACGCTGCTGCCGGGCCTCCTCGGCGCGCTGCGGCGCAACGACGGCCGCGGCAGCCACGACCTCGCGCTCTTCGAGACCGGTCTGGTCTTCAGGCCGTCGGGGCAGGAGACCAAGCCCGTCCGGCTGCCCGTCGACCGGCGCCCGTCGGACGAGGAGATCGCCTCGCTCGACGCCGCGCTGCCGCGCCAGCCGCGCCACGCCGCCGTAGTCCTCGCGGGCGCCCGCGAGCAGGCCGGCTGGTGGGGCAAGGGCCGCCCCGCCGACTGGGCGGACTCCGTCGAGGCGGCGCGCACCGTCGCCCGCGAGGCCGGTGTCGAGGTCAGCGTCCGCGCCGACCGGCACGCCCCCTGGCACCCGGGCCGCTGCGCCGCGCTGTATGTGACGGTCGCCGGCGAGGAGACCCTGTTCGGACACGCGGGCGAGCTGCACCCGCGCGTCATCAAGGAGCTCCACCTGCCCGAGCGCACCTGCGCCATGGAGGTCGACCTCGACGTCCTGGAGCAGGCCGTGGACGGCGTCCTGCGAGCCCCGCGGATCTCCACCTTCCCGGTGGCCACCCAGGACGTCGCGCTGGTCGTCGGCCAGGACGTGCCCGCCGCCGACGTGGAGCGGGCGCTGCGCGCGGGAGCGGGTGAACTCCTGGAGTCGCTGCGGCTGTTCGACGTCTTCACGGGCGAGCAGATCGGCGAGGGGCGCAAGTCCCTGGCGTACGCGCTGCGGTTCCGTGCCGGCGACCGCACGCTGACGGTCGACGAGGCGAGTGCCGCCCGGGACGCGGCGGTGGCGCTGGCCGCCGAGCGTACGGGCGCGGTGCTGCGCGGCGCGTAG
- the pheS gene encoding phenylalanine--tRNA ligase subunit alpha codes for MSAPNKSYDPVEVEALKPEEIERMRDEAFAAFAAAGDLDALAQAKTAHTGGTSPLSLANREIGALPPQAKAEAGKRVGQARGAVGKALAARQAELEAERDARVLVEEAVDVTLPYDRTPAGARHPLTTFMERVADVFVAMGYEIAEGPEAEAEWFNFDALNFVPDHPARQMQDTFFVQGADGAKNDESGVVLRTHTSPVQARTLLDREPPVYVVCPGRVYRTDELDATHTPVFHQIELLAVDEGLTMADLKGTLDHMVQALFGADMKTRLRPNFFPFTEPSAEMDMVCYVCRGASVGNPDRPCRTCGSEGWIELGGCGMVNPKVLTACGVDPRKYSGFAFGFGIERMLMFRHNVEDMRDMVEGDVRFTRPFGMEI; via the coding sequence ATGTCGGCACCGAACAAGTCGTACGACCCAGTCGAGGTCGAGGCACTGAAACCGGAAGAGATCGAGCGCATGCGGGACGAGGCGTTCGCCGCCTTCGCCGCCGCGGGCGACCTCGACGCGCTCGCCCAGGCGAAGACCGCGCACACCGGCGGCACCTCGCCCCTCTCGCTCGCCAACCGCGAGATCGGCGCGCTGCCCCCGCAGGCCAAGGCCGAGGCCGGCAAGCGCGTCGGCCAGGCCCGCGGTGCCGTGGGCAAGGCCCTCGCCGCCCGCCAGGCGGAGCTGGAGGCCGAGCGGGACGCCCGCGTCCTGGTCGAGGAGGCGGTGGACGTCACCCTGCCCTACGACCGCACCCCGGCCGGCGCCCGCCACCCGCTGACGACCTTCATGGAGCGCGTCGCCGACGTCTTCGTGGCCATGGGCTACGAGATCGCCGAGGGCCCCGAGGCCGAGGCCGAGTGGTTCAACTTCGACGCCCTGAACTTCGTGCCCGACCACCCGGCCCGGCAGATGCAGGACACCTTCTTCGTCCAGGGCGCCGACGGCGCGAAGAACGACGAGTCCGGTGTCGTCCTGCGTACCCACACCTCGCCGGTCCAGGCCCGCACGCTGCTCGACCGCGAGCCCCCCGTCTACGTCGTCTGCCCCGGCCGCGTCTACCGCACCGACGAGCTGGACGCCACGCACACCCCGGTCTTCCACCAGATCGAGCTGCTGGCCGTGGACGAGGGCCTCACCATGGCCGACCTGAAGGGCACCCTCGACCACATGGTCCAGGCGCTCTTCGGCGCCGACATGAAGACCCGGCTGCGCCCGAACTTCTTCCCGTTCACCGAGCCGTCCGCCGAGATGGACATGGTCTGCTACGTCTGCCGCGGCGCGTCCGTCGGCAACCCGGACCGCCCCTGCCGCACCTGCGGCAGCGAGGGCTGGATCGAGCTGGGCGGCTGCGGCATGGTCAACCCCAAGGTGCTCACCGCCTGCGGCGTCGACCCCCGGAAGTACAGCGGATTCGCCTTCGGGTTCGGCATCGAACGGATGCTGATGTTCCGCCACAACGTAGAAGACATGCGAGACATGGTCGAGGGTGACGTCCGGTTCACCCGGCCCTTCGGGATGGAGATCTGA
- a CDS encoding sensor histidine kinase — MAVGMSGPRATRTAVVRAAGEPDGVTVAGTGPGGQALDPDDLPDGLVVADETGRIICFNAAAVRITAVPRAAALGRPVEHALPLEDLKGRRWWELTDPYGGLATRVGQPERNLLLPGGREVLVSARYVRESPTGPVSRLVISLRGTEARRRTERSDAELIATVAHELRSPLTSVKGFTATLLAKWERFTDAQKRLMLETVYADANRVTRLITELLDISRIDSGRLELRRQPVDLSAAVERHVRAHTAAGQDPGRFLVRTCQPLPAVWADPDKVDQVLGNLLENAVRHGEGTVTIDVAPAPAKSDERGAAVTVSDEGPGIPEESMSRVFTRFWRGSKRGGTGLGLYIVKGIVEAHGGTITVGRGPGGGAEFRFMLPVSTPAYMQ, encoded by the coding sequence ATGGCTGTCGGCATGAGCGGGCCGCGGGCGACACGCACGGCCGTCGTGCGCGCCGCCGGTGAGCCGGACGGCGTGACCGTCGCGGGCACCGGCCCCGGCGGACAGGCGCTGGACCCCGACGACCTCCCCGACGGGCTGGTCGTCGCGGACGAGACCGGCCGGATCATCTGCTTCAACGCCGCCGCCGTCCGCATCACCGCCGTCCCCAGGGCCGCCGCCCTCGGCCGCCCGGTGGAGCACGCACTGCCGCTGGAGGACCTCAAGGGCCGCCGCTGGTGGGAGCTGACCGACCCCTACGGCGGCCTCGCCACCCGCGTCGGCCAGCCCGAGCGCAACCTCCTGCTGCCCGGCGGCCGCGAGGTCCTCGTCTCCGCCCGCTACGTACGCGAGAGCCCCACCGGACCGGTGAGCCGGCTGGTGATCAGCCTGCGCGGCACCGAGGCCCGGCGCCGTACCGAGCGCAGCGACGCCGAGCTGATCGCGACCGTCGCCCACGAACTGCGCTCGCCGCTGACCTCGGTCAAGGGTTTCACCGCGACCCTCCTGGCCAAATGGGAGCGGTTCACGGACGCCCAGAAGCGCCTGATGCTGGAGACCGTCTACGCGGACGCCAACCGGGTCACCCGGCTCATCACCGAGCTCCTGGACATCTCCCGGATCGACTCGGGCCGCCTGGAGCTGCGGCGCCAGCCCGTGGACCTCTCCGCAGCCGTCGAGCGCCACGTCCGGGCGCACACGGCGGCCGGCCAGGACCCGGGCCGCTTCCTCGTCCGCACCTGCCAGCCGCTGCCCGCCGTGTGGGCCGACCCCGACAAGGTCGACCAGGTCCTCGGCAACCTGCTGGAAAACGCGGTGCGCCACGGCGAGGGAACTGTCACCATCGACGTGGCACCCGCACCGGCGAAGAGCGACGAGAGGGGAGCGGCCGTCACCGTGAGCGACGAAGGTCCCGGCATCCCCGAGGAGTCCATGAGCCGTGTCTTCACCCGGTTCTGGCGGGGGAGCAAGCGCGGCGGCACGGGCCTCGGCCTCTACATCGTCAAGGGCATCGTCGAGGCCCACGGCGGCACCATCACGGTCGGCCGCGGCCCCGGAGGCGGCGCCGAGTTCCGATTTATGCTGCCCGTGAGCACGCCGGCCTACATGCAGTAG
- a CDS encoding TrmH family RNA methyltransferase: protein MGIPELISPRSPRVAAARRLARRNFRGKERRFIAEGPQAVREAAVHRGDDGEPTLTELFATVEAAERYAPIIEAAHDAGARVHLADGDVLADVSQTVTPQGLIGVCRFLDSPFESILAARPKLVAVLAHVRDPGNAGTVLRCADAAGADAVVLTDASVDLYNPKSVRASVGSLFHLPVAVGVPVEQAVRGLRAAGVRILAADGAGADDLDDELDAGTMGGPTAWVFGNEAWGLPEETRALADAVVRVPIHGKAESLNLATAAAVCLYASARAQRPRRTAG, encoded by the coding sequence ATGGGCATCCCTGAACTGATCTCCCCGCGTTCGCCACGGGTCGCCGCCGCCCGGCGGCTGGCCAGGCGCAACTTCCGCGGCAAGGAGCGCAGGTTCATCGCCGAGGGGCCGCAGGCCGTGCGTGAGGCCGCCGTCCACCGGGGCGACGACGGCGAGCCGACCCTGACCGAACTCTTCGCCACCGTCGAGGCCGCCGAGCGCTACGCGCCCATCATCGAAGCCGCCCACGACGCGGGCGCCCGCGTCCACCTCGCCGACGGCGACGTCCTGGCCGACGTCTCCCAGACCGTCACCCCGCAGGGGCTGATCGGGGTCTGCCGCTTCCTCGACTCGCCCTTCGAATCGATCCTCGCCGCCCGGCCCAAGCTGGTCGCCGTCCTGGCCCACGTCCGCGACCCCGGCAACGCCGGCACGGTGCTGCGCTGCGCCGACGCCGCGGGAGCCGACGCGGTCGTCCTGACCGACGCCTCCGTCGACCTGTACAACCCCAAGTCGGTCCGTGCCTCGGTCGGTTCGCTCTTCCACCTGCCGGTCGCCGTGGGCGTGCCCGTCGAGCAGGCGGTACGGGGGCTGCGCGCGGCGGGCGTGCGCATCCTGGCCGCCGACGGCGCCGGAGCGGACGACCTGGACGACGAACTCGACGCCGGCACGATGGGCGGGCCCACCGCCTGGGTCTTCGGCAACGAGGCGTGGGGCCTGCCCGAGGAGACCCGCGCCCTGGCCGACGCCGTCGTGCGGGTCCCGATCCACGGCAAGGCCGAGAGCCTCAACCTCGCCACCGCCGCCGCGGTCTGCCTGTACGCCTCCGCGCGCGCCCAGCGCCCCCGCCGCACGGCCGGCTGA